A single region of the Brassica rapa cultivar Chiifu-401-42 chromosome A03, CAAS_Brap_v3.01, whole genome shotgun sequence genome encodes:
- the LOC103861679 gene encoding uncharacterized protein LOC103861679 isoform X1, whose amino-acid sequence MMMNRVSSDNCGYSFGGRIRQSSSSSSSSSSDDESSEVKKKESGESVSEVVTVSSVPTQPIPIAGDAPFMESTANVIVESISLMDSTTPTDPKTELMIEITPVEAMISTENDESSLPKPNEIKQASSSATDSDVKENERKTWTLPESNSVPEGNSVHEEEAPVRPTHGVLQRTSWLSCCGLFDVVT is encoded by the exons ATGATGATGAACAGAGTATCTTCCGACAATTGTGGTTACAGTTTTGGTGGTCGAATCCGACAAAG CAGTAGTAGCAGTAGCAGCAGCAGCTCAGATGATGAATCCAGTGAAGTTAAGAAGAAGGAGAGTGGTGAATCTGTTTCTGAAGTTGTTACTGTGAGTTCTGTGCCTACTCAACCTATTCCAATAGCTGGAGATGCTCCTTTTATGGAGTCTACTGCTAATGTGATTGTAGAGAGTATCAGTTTGATGGATTCAACTACTCCTACTGATCCAAAAACTGAGCTAATGATTGAAATCACACCTGTTGAGGCAATGATCTCAACCGAGAATGACGAGAGTTCTTTGCCTAAACCAAACGAGATTAAGCAGGCGTCTTCAAGTGCAACCGACTCTGATGTGAAAGAAAACGAGAGAAAAACTTGGACTCTTCCAGAATCCAACAGTGTTCCTGAAGGCAACAGTGTTCATGAGGAAGAG GCTCCAGTGCGGCCAACACATGGAGTTTTGCAGAGAACGTCATGGTTAAGTTGTTGTGGCTTGTTTGATGTGGTCACATGA
- the LOC103861679 gene encoding uncharacterized protein LOC103861679 isoform X2 — MMMNRVSSDNCGYSFGGRIRQSSSSSSSSSDDESSEVKKKESGESVSEVVTVSSVPTQPIPIAGDAPFMESTANVIVESISLMDSTTPTDPKTELMIEITPVEAMISTENDESSLPKPNEIKQASSSATDSDVKENERKTWTLPESNSVPEGNSVHEEEAPVRPTHGVLQRTSWLSCCGLFDVVT, encoded by the exons ATGATGATGAACAGAGTATCTTCCGACAATTGTGGTTACAGTTTTGGTGGTCGAATCCGACAAAG TAGTAGCAGTAGCAGCAGCAGCTCAGATGATGAATCCAGTGAAGTTAAGAAGAAGGAGAGTGGTGAATCTGTTTCTGAAGTTGTTACTGTGAGTTCTGTGCCTACTCAACCTATTCCAATAGCTGGAGATGCTCCTTTTATGGAGTCTACTGCTAATGTGATTGTAGAGAGTATCAGTTTGATGGATTCAACTACTCCTACTGATCCAAAAACTGAGCTAATGATTGAAATCACACCTGTTGAGGCAATGATCTCAACCGAGAATGACGAGAGTTCTTTGCCTAAACCAAACGAGATTAAGCAGGCGTCTTCAAGTGCAACCGACTCTGATGTGAAAGAAAACGAGAGAAAAACTTGGACTCTTCCAGAATCCAACAGTGTTCCTGAAGGCAACAGTGTTCATGAGGAAGAG GCTCCAGTGCGGCCAACACATGGAGTTTTGCAGAGAACGTCATGGTTAAGTTGTTGTGGCTTGTTTGATGTGGTCACATGA
- the LOC103861678 gene encoding napin-B-like, whose product MANKLFLVSATLAFFFLLTNASIYRTIVELEEDDTTNPMGPFGGKQKCRREFQQAQHLRACQQWLHKKGMQARRGPWSLEEEFDFEDDMVNSDSRRPPLLQQCCNELHQEEPDCVCPTLKQASKAVRLQIQQGQPQVVRRIYQTAKHLPNICQIPQVSICPFRKTMPFQPPHY is encoded by the coding sequence ATGGCGAACAAGCTCTTCCTCGTCTCCGCAACTCTcgccttcttctttctcctcacCAACGCATCCATCTACCGCACAATCGTTGAGTTGGAAGAAGATGACACCACCAACCCAATGGGCCCATTCGGCGGAAAACAGAAATGTAGGAGGGAGTTTCAGCAAGCACAGCACCTAAGAGCTTGCCAGCAATGGCTCCACAAGAAAGGAATGCAAGCCCGTCGTGGTCCTTGGTCCCTCGAGGAGGAGTTCGACTTCGAAGACGACATGGTGAACTCTGATTCCCGGAGACCGCCGCTACTCCAGCAGTGCTGCAACGAGCTTCACCAGGAAGAGCCAGATTGCGTCTGCCCAACCTTGAAACAAGCGTCCAAAGCGGTTAGACTCCAGATCCAACAGGGACAACCCCAAGTAGTGAGACGTATCTACCAGACCGCTAAGCACTTGCCTAACATTTGCCAAATTCCGCAAGTTAGCATTTGTCCCTTCAGGAAGACCATGCCTTTCCAGCCTCCCCACTACTAG
- the LOC103861681 gene encoding napin-1A, translating into MANKIFLVCATLAFCVLLTNASIYRTVVEFDEDDTTDQIGPFRPPQKCQREFQQEQHLRACQQWIRQQLAGSPFSENQWGPQQGPSLREQCCNELYQEDQVCVCPTLKQAAKSVRVQGQHGPFQSTRIYQIAKNLPNVCNMKQIGTCPFIAIPFFPPY; encoded by the coding sequence ATGGCCAACAAGATCTTCCTCGTGTGCGCAACTCTTGCCTTCTGCGTCCTCCTCACCAACGCTTCCATCTACCGCACCGTCGTCGAATTCGACGAAGATGACACTACCGACCAAATAGGCCCATTCCGCCCACCACAGAAATGCCAGAGGGAGTTTCAGCAAGAGCAACACCTAAGAGCTTGCCAGCAATGGATCCGCCAGCAACTTGCGGGATCACCCTTCAGCGAAAACCAATGGGGTCCTCAGCAGGGGCCGTCTCTACGCGAGCAATGCTGCAACGAGCTTTACCAGGAAGACCAAGTGTGCGTTTGCCCTACTTTGAAACAAGCAGCCAAGTCAGTTAGGGTCCAGGGACAGCACGGACCATTCCAGTCCACCCGCATCTACCAGATCGCTAAGAACTTGCCTAACGTTTGCAACATGAAACAAATTGGAACATGTCCCTTCATTGCCATCCCTTTCTTTCCTCCTTACTAA